In Eleutherodactylus coqui strain aEleCoq1 chromosome 4, aEleCoq1.hap1, whole genome shotgun sequence, the following are encoded in one genomic region:
- the DDX20 gene encoding probable ATP-dependent RNA helicase DDX20, with product MAAHPLGTRARTGDVLQGPGEATDFSSLLLSRPVLEGLEAAGFTKPSPIQSKAIPLGRCGLDLIVQAKSGTGKTCVFSTVALDSLILENTATQILILAPTREIAVQIHSVIIAIGSRMEGLECHVFIGGTPLPQDKPRLKKCHIAVGSPGRIKQLIEIGFLNTSSIRLFILDEADKLLEEGSFQEQINWIYSSLPANKQMLAVSATYPESLAKALTRYMREPTFVRLNVSDPSLIGLKQYYKVVNSHPLPHKTFEEKVQHLQELFSRVPFNQALVFSNLHSRAQHLCDVLTAKGFPAVCISGSMNQNQRLDAMAKLKQYHCRVLISTDLTSRGIDAEKVNLVINLDVPNDWETYMHRIGRAGRFGTYGLSVSYCCRGEEENLMMSIAQKCNLRLLPLPEPIPDGLMEEACDWNVEIMSMKNTSLAVMSDVKAEDSIKTQNIGLNTLPELGISRKNTKTTQPKQKKVAKKKSIEKEDPQEWMHTETCSLPKKPTDSSKTKRTIEGLSSDSKTQQVQDTSLPKIPSLSSFKRPVVCTSSFAELVEDYEQFIKEGLEKHVEVIRVYTDTGSRAERLSSDTLDNSSIDMISDAVDTPEQCKSSVISSGDSYSSSSSLSETEDSSDESRHSQEKLKTKEQSNSYPDLSAERTDGAAVVQSNVDDFPASSEDVQQADVVKANVTKDVIISNSKKLRKRGKKGTQLSRRELCQETQDDMYQLDYMNASAFPYGNMSYADYWRSYYQAWQNYHSAVSSSYYRNVYKCSNWMSAYHMHSVYLHEMLKP from the exons TTGGAAGGTGTGGTTTGG ATTTAATCGTTCAGGCTAAGTCCGGCACTGGAAAAACGTGTGTCTTCTCCACAGTGGCGCTAGATTCTCTGATTCTGGAAAATACTGCGACGCAG ATCTTGATCTTGGCTCCAACAAGAGAAATTGCTGTTCAAATCCACTCAGTCATTATAGCTATAGGCAGTCGGATGGAGGGATTGGAGTGCCATGTTTTCATAGGAGGGACACCACTGCCACAGGACAAACCTCGGCTGAAGAAGTGTCACATAGCCGTGGGCTCGCCTG GCCGAATAAAGCAATTAATAGAAATTGGCTTCCTCAACACATCCAGCATCCGTCTATTTATTCTTGATGAAGCGGACAAACTGCTAGAAGAAGGAAGCTTCCAGGAGCAAATTAA CTGGATTTACTCCTCTCTTCCTGCCAACAAGCAGATGTTAGCTGTTTCAGCCACGTACCCAGAATCCTTGGCTAAGGCGCTGACCAGGTATATGAGGGAACCAACATTTGTCAGGTTGAATGTATCTGACCCCAGCCTTATAG GGTTAAAGCAGTATTACAAGGTGGTGAATTCACATCCTCTTCCGCACAAGACTTTTGAAGAAAAAGTGCAGCATTTGCAAGAATTGTTCAGTAGAGTTCCCTTTAACCAAGCCTTGGTGTTTTCTAACTTACATAGCAG GGCCCAACATCTCTGTGATGTTCTCACAGCCAAGGGTTTTCCTGCCGTGTGTATATCTG gcagcatgaaccaaaACCAAAGACTTGATGCAATGGCCAAGCTGAAGCAGTATCATTGCCGTGTCCTCATTTCTACTGATCTT ACATCACGTGGTATCGATGCTGAGAAAGTAAACTTGGTTATAAATCTGGATGTACCAAATGACTGGGAGACATACATGCACCGAATTGGAAGAGCCGGGCGTTTTG GTACCTATGGACTTTCTGTCTCTTACTGCTGTCGGGGAGAAGAAGAGAATTTGATGATGTCAATAGCTCAGAAGTGCAACCTTCGATTGCTTCCACTGCCTG AACCAATTCCAGATGGGCTAATGGAGGAAGCTTGTGACTGGAATGTCGAGATCATGTCAATGAAGAATACGTCTCTGGCCGTAATGTCTGATGTCAAAGCAGAGGATTCTATCAAAACACAAAATATAGGTCTAAATACTTTACCAGAATTAGGCATAAGCAGGAAAAATACTAAAACTACTCAACCGAAGCAAAAGAAAGTTGCCAAAAAGAAGTCTATAGAAAAAGAAGATCCACAAGAATGgatgcacacagagacttgtagcttGCCTAAGAAACCAACTGATAGCAGTAAAACTAAAAGGACAATTGAAGGCTTGAGTAGTGACAGCAAAACCCAACAGGTACAGGATACTTCCCTTCCTAAAATTCCAAGTTTGTCCTCCTTTAAACGCCCCGTGGTTTGCACATCATCTTTTGCAGAACTTGTTGAAGATTACGAACAGTTTATTAAGGAAGGTTTAGAAAAACATGTGGAAGTCATCCGTGTTTACACCGACACAGGAAGCCGTGCAGAGAGACTTTCTTCTGACACTCTGGACAATAGCTCGATAGATATGATTTCCGACGCTGTAGACACTCCAGAACAATGTAAGTCAAGTGTGATATCCAGTGGCGATAGTTATAGCTCGTCCAGCTCCCTATCGGAGACTGAAGACAGTAGCGACGAATCCAGGCATTCGCAGGAGAAACTGAAGACCAAGGAACAGTCAAACTCTTACCCAGACCTCTCGGCTGAAAGGACAGATGGGGCTGCTGTTGTCCAGTCGAACGTGGATGACTTTCCAGCATCTTCAGAAGACGTGCAGCAGGCTGACGTGGTCAAAGCGAATGTTACAAAAGACGTAATTATCAGCAATTCCAAAAAGCTTAGGAAACGGGGTAAAAAAGGAACACAACTGTCCAGAAGAGAACTATGtcaggaaacacaggatgacatgtATCAGCTGGACTATATGAATGCCAGTGCTTTTCCTTATGGCAACATGAGTTATGCTGACTACTGGCGATCATATTATCAAGCATGGCAGAACTACCACTCTGCTGTCTCAAGCTCTTATTACAGAAACGTTTATAAATGCTCCAACTGGATGTCTGCATACCATATGCACTCTGTCTACCTCCACGAAATGCTAAAGCCTTGA